A stretch of the Pan paniscus chromosome 2, NHGRI_mPanPan1-v2.0_pri, whole genome shotgun sequence genome encodes the following:
- the LOC129397463 gene encoding T-box transcription factor TBX1-like, producing MGESQVQALPHREAAEALPEFECSTGGGPALLGAPVHTPQLLAQLLSPSLPEAGGASRPLGVRGPPNPRPPGTRAGPQAPRAARVPAHASLSTPPLKLREPALASASPERGFHSAAAGSRAPQARPEWAPRPSRRREQGRAASAASMLSPLRMIYDQDQ from the coding sequence ATGGGGGAGTCTCAGGTCCAAGCCCTGCCAcacagggaggcagctgaggccctgCCAGAATTTGAGTGCAGCACTGGCGgcgggccggcactgctgggggccCCGGTGCAcactccacagctgctggcccagtTACTAAGTCCCTCACTGCCCGAGGCCGGCGGCGCCAGCCGGCCGCTcggagtgcggggcccgccaaacCCACGCCctcccggaactcgcgctggcccacaagcgccgcgcgcagcccggGTTCCCGCCCACGCCTCTCTCTCCACGCCTCCTctcaagctgagggagccggctctggcctcggccagcccagaaaggggcttccacagtgcagcggcgggctcaagagctcctcaagcgcggccagagtgggcgcctaGGCCGAGTAGGCGCCGAGAGCAAGGGAGGGCTGCGAgcgctgccagcatgctgtcacctctcagaatGATTTATGATCAAG